One Desulfonatronum thiodismutans DNA segment encodes these proteins:
- a CDS encoding response regulator, which produces MAKGKILVVDDEHHIRLLYQEELQMEDYDVVTSDGSENILEVLSREKPQVVVLDIKLEGNRSGLDLLQEIRGQDQSIPVILCTAYDSFQHDLKSIAADFYVVKSVDLTELKSKVEQALKKAEKQSSGSGENQPSYF; this is translated from the coding sequence ATGGCTAAAGGAAAAATTCTCGTCGTCGACGATGAGCACCACATTCGGTTGTTGTACCAGGAAGAACTCCAGATGGAGGACTACGACGTCGTCACCTCGGACGGCTCGGAAAACATTCTGGAGGTGCTGTCCCGGGAAAAACCCCAGGTGGTGGTCCTGGACATCAAGCTGGAGGGCAATCGCTCGGGCTTGGATCTGCTTCAGGAGATTCGCGGCCAGGATCAATCCATTCCGGTTATTCTCTGCACGGCCTACGATAGCTTCCAACACGACCTGAAATCCATCGCCGCCGACTTCTACGTGGTCAAGTCCGTGGACCTGACCGAGTTGAAGAGCAAGGTGGAACAGGCCTTGAAAAAGGCCGAAAAGCAGAGCAGCGGTTCCGGCGAGAACCAACCGTCCTATTTCTGA
- a CDS encoding ubiquitin family protein: MIHVRLEPQGRELRLPKACTALKLLRELGLGVNSALVIRDGELLTPDRRLNIGDEIVVRTVASRG; encoded by the coding sequence ATGATTCATGTACGATTGGAACCCCAGGGCCGGGAACTACGGCTGCCCAAGGCCTGCACGGCGCTCAAGCTGCTGCGCGAACTGGGACTGGGCGTCAACTCCGCGCTGGTCATCCGCGACGGCGAGTTGCTCACGCCGGATCGCCGCCTGAACATCGGCGACGAAATCGTCGTCCGGACCGTCGCTTCCCGAGGATGA
- a CDS encoding nickel pincer cofactor-dependent isomerase, group 22 codes for MNASALPALLARIHLPDMALVRQRLENETLDDVPRTVAEEAARIGLERCVRPGQSVAIAVGSRGIDRLAHVARSLCDLFRGLGARPFIVSAMGSHGGATSEGQTRVLADLGISELTMDTPLRIGLGTVRLGDSDLGMPVLVDAQAAEADHLVVVNRIKAHTKFKAPVESGLMKMLAVGLGNDEGARLLHGLAPVHGMYALIDAAARVILERGNLLCGVGLVENGLGRLHTLRLLPPNEIPEQEPRLLALAKRLAPKLPFDELDVLVVDEIGKDVSGTGMDTNVTGRNRDILGDFTSTPCIKRIFVRDLSPGTTGNALGIGFADVTTDRVARAMDREKTAINALTGLSPEKAALPLHLPTDRLALAATIHTLGAVSPEELRMVRIKNTKYLELLLVSSALLDHSTTSLEILHPPRGMDFIGEDLAPFPELNG; via the coding sequence ATGAACGCTTCGGCTCTGCCCGCCCTCCTGGCCCGAATTCATCTGCCGGACATGGCGTTGGTCAGACAACGACTGGAAAACGAAACCCTGGACGACGTGCCCCGTACCGTGGCCGAAGAGGCCGCGCGCATCGGCCTGGAACGATGTGTCCGACCCGGGCAGAGCGTGGCCATTGCCGTGGGCAGCCGGGGCATCGACCGTCTGGCCCATGTGGCCCGAAGCCTGTGCGACCTGTTTCGCGGCCTGGGGGCCCGGCCGTTCATCGTTTCGGCCATGGGCAGCCACGGCGGGGCCACGTCCGAGGGCCAGACCCGAGTCCTGGCCGACCTGGGAATCTCGGAACTGACCATGGACACGCCTTTGCGCATCGGCCTGGGAACAGTCCGCCTGGGCGATTCCGACCTAGGTATGCCCGTGCTCGTAGACGCCCAGGCCGCCGAGGCGGATCACCTGGTGGTCGTGAATCGGATCAAGGCACACACCAAATTCAAGGCCCCGGTGGAAAGCGGGCTGATGAAAATGCTGGCCGTGGGCCTGGGCAACGACGAGGGAGCCCGGCTCCTGCACGGCCTGGCTCCGGTGCATGGGATGTACGCGCTGATCGACGCCGCGGCCCGGGTGATCCTGGAACGCGGCAATCTGCTTTGCGGGGTCGGGTTGGTGGAAAACGGCCTGGGTCGCCTGCATACCCTGCGCCTGCTGCCGCCAAACGAAATTCCAGAGCAGGAGCCGCGGCTTTTGGCCCTGGCCAAGCGCCTGGCACCCAAGCTGCCTTTTGATGAGCTGGACGTGCTCGTGGTGGACGAGATCGGCAAGGACGTCAGCGGCACCGGCATGGACACCAATGTCACCGGCCGCAACCGGGACATCCTGGGCGACTTCACCTCCACGCCATGCATCAAACGCATTTTCGTCCGGGACCTGAGCCCCGGCACAACGGGCAACGCTCTGGGAATCGGATTCGCGGACGTGACCACGGACCGGGTGGCCCGGGCCATGGACCGCGAAAAAACCGCGATCAACGCCCTGACCGGCCTGAGCCCGGAAAAAGCCGCCCTCCCCTTGCACTTACCAACTGACCGCCTGGCTCTGGCCGCGACAATCCACACCCTGGGGGCGGTTTCGCCGGAAGAGCTGCGGATGGTCCGCATCAAAAACACCAAATATCTGGAGCTCCTGCTCGTCTCCTCGGCCCTGCTCGACCACTCGACAACCAGCCTGGAAATTCTCCACCCTCCACGAGGCATGGACTTCATTGGGGAAGATCTGGCCCCGTTTCCCGAGCTAAACGGTTGA
- a CDS encoding M24 family metallopeptidase: MPEIHAQRREKLREKLKNAGLPALLVSSPANRFYLSGFELHDPQCNESAGMLVIAASGEDWLLTDPRYEIVAGKVWPKERLFIYTSPKIKQIREFLAGLGHRPLGFEARALSVDLHGELSEEVAFMPTTNVVEPLRLVKDPGEIALLEASCRLNHEVFALVPDLLRPGRTEREIAWGMEKLFRERGAEDLAFPTIVGVNANAAQPHAVPNDTPVRDDCLVLVDAGARLGNYCSDQTRTFWAGERPSDPFKRTMDLVREAQDRAIAAIRPGVPVCSVYQLVKDFFRDHFVDERFNHGLGHGIGLETHEGPSLSPHDTKTILAPGMVVTVEPGLYYPDWGGVRWEYMVLVTEDGCRVL; this comes from the coding sequence ATGCCCGAAATCCACGCCCAACGCCGCGAAAAGCTGCGTGAAAAGCTCAAGAATGCCGGACTTCCGGCCCTGCTGGTTTCCAGTCCGGCCAACCGATTCTACCTCAGCGGCTTCGAACTCCACGACCCGCAATGCAATGAAAGCGCGGGCATGCTGGTGATCGCGGCCAGCGGCGAGGACTGGCTGCTCACGGACCCGCGCTACGAAATCGTCGCCGGCAAGGTCTGGCCCAAGGAACGGCTGTTCATCTACACCAGCCCCAAAATCAAACAGATCCGTGAATTCCTGGCCGGTCTGGGCCACCGGCCCCTAGGGTTCGAGGCCAGGGCCCTGAGCGTTGATCTCCACGGGGAGCTTTCCGAAGAAGTGGCTTTCATGCCGACCACGAACGTGGTGGAACCCCTGCGGCTGGTCAAGGACCCCGGGGAAATCGCCCTGCTGGAGGCGTCGTGTCGCCTCAACCACGAGGTCTTCGCCCTGGTCCCGGATCTGCTGCGTCCAGGACGCACGGAACGGGAGATAGCCTGGGGCATGGAAAAGCTGTTCCGGGAACGCGGGGCCGAAGACCTGGCCTTTCCGACCATCGTGGGCGTGAACGCCAACGCTGCCCAGCCTCACGCCGTGCCCAACGACACCCCGGTCCGGGACGACTGCCTGGTGCTGGTGGACGCCGGAGCCCGGCTGGGGAACTACTGCTCGGACCAGACCCGGACCTTCTGGGCGGGGGAGCGCCCCTCGGACCCGTTCAAGCGGACCATGGACCTGGTCCGCGAGGCCCAGGACCGGGCCATCGCCGCCATCCGTCCGGGCGTGCCGGTGTGCAGCGTCTATCAACTGGTCAAGGATTTCTTTCGGGACCACTTCGTGGACGAGCGTTTCAACCACGGCCTGGGCCACGGCATCGGCCTGGAAACCCACGAAGGCCCAAGCCTGAGCCCCCACGACACCAAGACCATCCTGGCCCCGGGCATGGTGGTCACCGTGGAGCCCGGCCTGTACTATCCGGACTGGGGCGGCGTCCGCTGGGAATACATGGTCCTGGTTACGGAGGACGGGTGCCGGGTTTTGTAG
- a CDS encoding ATP-binding protein: MKCRKCKALAAVALPSHNTAFCPDCYPVFVRSQVERAIHRHKMIAPDDRVLVAVSGGKDSLALTLLLHELGHDVHGLHVDLDIPGSSTDARAACEGFFAKLGLPLAVVELRREGLAIPLVKSRIKRPICSVCGKLKRHYFNKFALENGFSVLATGHNLDDEVSRLFANTVRWDASYLSDQGPVLPAADGFARKVKPMYRLTEFEIANFSFLRGIDHVIAGCPYSGRASFPVYKNLWSNLEERMHGAKVQFYENFLRDGRPVFAAWAEHREDPLSPCTVCGYPTSAEVCGVCRIRTMVAAESDTPGT, translated from the coding sequence ATGAAATGCCGTAAATGCAAAGCCCTAGCGGCCGTGGCCCTGCCCAGCCACAATACCGCGTTCTGTCCCGACTGCTATCCGGTTTTCGTCCGCTCCCAGGTGGAGCGGGCCATCCATCGCCATAAGATGATCGCCCCGGATGACCGGGTGCTGGTGGCGGTCAGCGGAGGCAAGGACTCCCTGGCCCTGACCTTGCTGCTCCACGAACTCGGCCACGACGTCCACGGGCTGCACGTGGATCTGGACATTCCGGGCTCCTCCACGGACGCCCGGGCGGCTTGCGAAGGCTTTTTCGCCAAGCTGGGTCTGCCGCTTGCGGTCGTCGAGCTGCGCCGGGAGGGGCTGGCCATTCCCCTGGTCAAGTCCCGGATCAAGCGGCCCATTTGTTCGGTCTGCGGCAAGCTCAAGCGCCACTACTTCAACAAGTTCGCCCTGGAAAACGGCTTCTCCGTACTGGCCACGGGCCACAACCTGGACGACGAGGTCAGTCGGCTGTTCGCCAACACCGTGCGCTGGGACGCATCCTATCTCAGCGACCAGGGCCCGGTCCTGCCGGCCGCGGACGGCTTTGCCCGCAAGGTCAAGCCCATGTACCGGCTGACCGAGTTCGAAATCGCCAATTTCAGCTTTCTGCGCGGCATCGACCACGTCATTGCCGGGTGCCCCTACAGCGGCAGGGCCAGCTTTCCGGTCTACAAGAACCTTTGGTCCAACCTGGAAGAACGCATGCATGGGGCCAAGGTCCAGTTTTACGAGAACTTCCTGCGCGACGGACGCCCGGTTTTCGCCGCCTGGGCCGAGCACCGGGAGGACCCGCTCTCGCCCTGCACTGTTTGCGGTTATCCCACCTCCGCGGAGGTCTGCGGAGTTTGCCGGATCAGGACCATGGTCGCCGCCGAATCCGATACGCCGGGTACCTGA
- the mltG gene encoding endolytic transglycosylase MltG has translation MTVDRPNPDFKAEQPGPDLQVATPVGKPGGRLRKAFLFLLVVLLLVGGAAAWDAYRFLHVPPEQPGETRLVDIVPGMSMVRISGLLERENIVSSGQRFRFYAQLMGLGASVQAGEFELNTGWTPRQVLGVLTSGRVHLHRLRIPEGLTWWQTGRIVEESGLASFENFAQAVSDPELLRRFDIPADHAEGFLFPETYFLPRPRNQDARPIVEMMLEMFRRATDQHLWPKGRPDPETVRDLVILASLVEKETGLAEERERVAGVFANRLRIGMRLQCDPTTIYGLGPDFSGPLFRRHLDDPSNLYNTYMHAGLPPGPIASPGLASLRAALQPEEHNLIYFVSNNDGSHTFSRTLEEHNRAVRQFRRGQGR, from the coding sequence GTGACGGTTGATCGCCCGAATCCCGATTTTAAAGCCGAGCAGCCCGGTCCGGACCTCCAGGTCGCAACGCCTGTCGGCAAACCCGGGGGCCGGTTGCGCAAGGCTTTTCTTTTTTTATTGGTCGTCCTGCTGCTTGTCGGCGGCGCGGCGGCCTGGGACGCTTACCGATTCCTGCATGTTCCGCCGGAGCAGCCGGGGGAAACCCGCCTGGTGGACATCGTCCCGGGCATGTCCATGGTTCGAATCAGCGGGCTCCTGGAGCGGGAAAACATCGTTTCCAGCGGGCAACGGTTTCGCTTTTACGCGCAGCTCATGGGGCTCGGCGCGTCGGTCCAGGCGGGTGAATTCGAGTTGAACACCGGCTGGACGCCTCGCCAGGTTCTGGGCGTCCTGACCTCCGGCCGGGTCCACCTGCACCGGTTGCGGATCCCCGAGGGCCTGACCTGGTGGCAGACCGGACGGATCGTGGAGGAATCCGGGTTGGCCAGCTTCGAAAACTTCGCCCAGGCCGTATCGGACCCGGAACTGCTGCGCCGGTTCGACATCCCCGCTGACCACGCCGAAGGCTTCCTGTTCCCTGAAACCTATTTTCTTCCTCGGCCTCGAAACCAGGACGCCCGGCCCATCGTGGAAATGATGCTGGAGATGTTCCGAAGGGCCACGGATCAGCACCTCTGGCCAAAAGGCCGTCCCGACCCGGAAACGGTGCGGGACCTGGTAATTCTGGCCTCCTTGGTGGAAAAGGAAACCGGATTGGCCGAGGAGCGCGAACGGGTGGCCGGGGTTTTCGCCAACCGGCTGCGCATCGGCATGCGCCTGCAATGCGACCCCACGACCATCTACGGCCTGGGGCCGGACTTTTCCGGGCCGCTGTTCAGAAGGCACCTGGACGACCCGAGCAATCTCTACAACACCTACATGCACGCGGGGCTGCCGCCGGGGCCCATCGCTTCTCCCGGCCTGGCCTCGCTGCGGGCCGCGCTCCAGCCCGAAGAACACAACCTGATCTACTTCGTTTCCAACAACGACGGCTCGCACACCTTCAGCCGCACCCTGGAGGAGCACAACCGGGCCGTTCGGCAATTTCGCCGCGGCCAGGGCAGATAG
- the gmd gene encoding GDP-mannose 4,6-dehydratase has product MKKALITGITGQDGAYLAEFLLEKGYEVHGVKRRSSLFNTQRVDHLYRDPHEENVRFLMHYGDLTDATNLTRIIQEIQPDEVYNLAAQSHVKVSFESPEYTANADALGTLRMLEAIRLLGLTDKTRFYQASTSELYGKVQEVPQRETTPFYPRSPYAVAKLYAFWITVNYREAYNIFGCNGILFNHESPVRGETFVTRKITRAAARIALGLEKDLFLGNLGALRDWGHAKDFVRAQWLILQQDQPEDFVIATGEQHSVREFCQLAFREVGIELRWEGEGLNEKGIVAKYEPSPVIQSCLERIGKQVAFAEGDVLVSVDPRYFRPTEVESLLGDPTKSREKLGWTPEISFPEMVTEMVAYDVREASRESICLHSGFPLPGSCEAFM; this is encoded by the coding sequence ATGAAAAAAGCACTGATCACCGGCATAACCGGTCAAGACGGAGCCTATCTGGCCGAATTTCTGCTGGAAAAGGGTTACGAGGTCCACGGCGTCAAACGTCGCTCCTCGCTGTTCAACACCCAGCGGGTGGACCATCTCTACCGCGACCCCCACGAGGAAAACGTCCGCTTCCTGATGCATTACGGGGACCTGACCGACGCCACCAACCTGACCCGGATCATTCAGGAGATTCAACCGGACGAGGTTTACAACCTGGCGGCCCAGAGCCACGTCAAGGTCTCCTTCGAGAGCCCGGAATACACGGCCAACGCCGACGCCCTGGGCACCCTGCGGATGCTGGAGGCCATCCGTCTCCTGGGCCTGACGGACAAGACCCGTTTCTATCAGGCCTCCACTTCGGAACTTTACGGCAAGGTCCAGGAAGTGCCCCAGCGCGAAACCACGCCGTTCTATCCCCGTTCCCCCTACGCCGTGGCCAAGCTCTACGCTTTCTGGATCACGGTGAATTACCGCGAGGCCTACAACATTTTCGGCTGCAACGGGATCCTTTTCAACCACGAATCCCCGGTGCGCGGGGAAACCTTCGTCACCCGGAAAATCACCCGGGCCGCGGCCCGGATTGCCCTGGGCCTGGAAAAGGATCTTTTCCTGGGCAACCTGGGTGCGTTGCGGGACTGGGGGCACGCCAAGGATTTCGTCCGCGCCCAGTGGCTGATCCTCCAGCAGGACCAGCCCGAAGACTTCGTCATCGCCACGGGAGAACAGCATTCGGTGCGGGAGTTCTGCCAACTGGCCTTCCGGGAAGTGGGCATTGAACTGCGCTGGGAAGGAGAGGGCCTGAACGAAAAGGGCATCGTCGCCAAATACGAGCCCTCCCCGGTGATCCAATCCTGCCTGGAGCGCATCGGCAAACAGGTCGCCTTTGCCGAGGGCGACGTGCTGGTGTCCGTGGACCCCCGCTACTTCCGGCCCACGGAAGTGGAAAGCCTCCTGGGAGACCCGACCAAGTCACGGGAAAAGCTGGGCTGGACCCCGGAGATCAGCTTTCCGGAAATGGTCACGGAAATGGTCGCCTACGACGTCCGGGAAGCTTCCCGCGAATCCATCTGCCTCCACAGCGGCTTCCCCCTGCCCGGCAGTTGCGAGGCGTTTATGTAG
- a CDS encoding methyl-accepting chemotaxis protein — MKLSRIFILLSAGFCFLAVGTLILSINRIMEQEITTQYEQKADMILFSMKAVRSHIGSVVRPEATRILGPDEFVVELQSTSYAANRVFEVMPEDRKYEIQFRTPSTKPMNPKNKATPVEAELIELLDRMHLAGEKELEWRGVRQVNGVDHFIIAQGAVNAASCIPCHAAPEDAPLSMQQRYTFDYPARLENRVETAEIVFIPMSSIYATIAAANQVFFPLGAAGLLAIVVAVYLLFSRLISNPLGRLQAYSLAVEQGNLDKEIRGNFRGELASLKQSVQGMVGKLKEKILEAEDKSREAETESRRAMEAAQEAFEAKQRAEQAKDEGIQHAASSVETIVDRLNESLHELSTQVRHSAQSAQGQNERVSESSTAMEEMNATVLEVSRNASNVAGRADESHKQALQGSEIVQKAVEAIVKVQHQAESLRDNLGGLGKEAEGISNIMNVIEDIADQTNLLALNAAIEAARAGDAGRGFAVVADEVRKLAEKTMHATKEVGQAIASIQHGTKTNIQAMENAVAVVHEATELAKKSGQALEQIVTLVSAAATDVHSIATATEEQSAASDQIKVSLEDISRLSSETTEAMNRSDQAIRELLDQVRMLHNLVKDMTEER; from the coding sequence ATGAAGCTGAGCAGAATTTTCATTCTGCTGTCCGCCGGATTTTGTTTCCTGGCGGTGGGCACCCTGATTCTGAGCATCAACAGAATCATGGAACAGGAAATCACGACTCAATACGAACAAAAGGCGGACATGATTCTGTTCAGCATGAAGGCCGTGCGCAGCCATATCGGCTCGGTGGTCCGTCCCGAGGCCACGCGCATTCTCGGCCCGGACGAGTTCGTGGTGGAATTGCAGTCCACCTCGTACGCCGCCAACCGGGTCTTCGAGGTCATGCCCGAGGACCGCAAGTATGAAATCCAGTTCCGGACCCCATCCACCAAACCCATGAACCCCAAGAACAAGGCCACCCCGGTGGAGGCCGAACTGATCGAACTGCTGGACCGGATGCACCTTGCCGGAGAGAAAGAGCTGGAGTGGCGCGGCGTCCGGCAGGTAAACGGCGTGGACCACTTCATCATCGCCCAGGGAGCGGTTAACGCCGCAAGCTGCATTCCTTGCCATGCCGCACCCGAGGATGCCCCCCTGTCCATGCAGCAGCGCTATACCTTCGACTATCCGGCCAGGCTGGAAAACCGGGTGGAAACCGCGGAAATCGTCTTCATCCCCATGTCCTCCATCTATGCCACCATCGCCGCGGCCAACCAGGTCTTTTTCCCCTTGGGCGCGGCGGGCCTTCTGGCCATCGTGGTCGCCGTGTACCTGCTGTTCTCCCGGCTGATCAGCAATCCGCTGGGCCGCTTGCAGGCGTACTCCCTGGCCGTGGAACAGGGCAACCTGGACAAGGAAATCAGAGGAAACTTCCGCGGCGAACTGGCCTCGCTCAAACAGTCCGTCCAGGGCATGGTGGGCAAGCTCAAGGAAAAAATTCTCGAAGCCGAAGACAAGTCGCGGGAAGCCGAAACCGAGTCGCGACGGGCCATGGAGGCGGCCCAGGAGGCCTTTGAGGCCAAGCAGAGGGCGGAGCAGGCCAAGGACGAAGGCATTCAACACGCCGCGTCCAGCGTCGAGACCATCGTGGATCGGCTGAACGAATCACTGCACGAGCTTTCCACCCAGGTCCGGCATTCCGCCCAGAGCGCGCAGGGCCAGAACGAACGGGTTTCCGAAAGTTCCACGGCCATGGAGGAAATGAACGCCACGGTCCTGGAGGTGTCCAGAAACGCTTCCAATGTTGCCGGTCGGGCCGATGAGTCTCACAAACAGGCCCTGCAGGGCTCGGAGATCGTCCAGAAAGCCGTCGAAGCCATCGTCAAGGTCCAGCATCAGGCCGAATCGCTGCGCGACAATCTGGGCGGACTCGGCAAGGAGGCGGAAGGCATCAGCAACATTATGAACGTGATTGAGGACATCGCGGACCAGACCAACCTGCTGGCCCTGAACGCGGCCATTGAGGCGGCTCGGGCCGGAGACGCCGGACGCGGTTTCGCCGTGGTCGCGGACGAGGTTCGGAAGCTGGCGGAAAAGACCATGCATGCCACCAAGGAGGTCGGCCAAGCCATAGCCTCCATCCAACACGGCACGAAAACCAACATCCAGGCCATGGAAAACGCCGTGGCCGTGGTCCATGAGGCCACGGAACTGGCCAAGAAGTCCGGCCAAGCCCTGGAGCAGATCGTCACCCTGGTCAGCGCCGCTGCCACGGACGTCCACTCCATCGCCACGGCCACGGAAGAACAGTCCGCGGCCAGCGACCAGATCAAGGTCAGCCTGGAGGACATCAGTCGCCTGTCCTCGGAAACCACCGAAGCCATGAACCGCTCCGACCAAGCCATCCGGGAACTGCTGGACCAGGTCCGGATGCTGCACAACCTGGTCAAGGACATGACGGAAGAACGCTAA